The following coding sequences are from one Candidatus Methylomirabilota bacterium window:
- a CDS encoding Smr/MutS family protein, protein MPHTLRPADDRGRRAATGIGPGRLAALPGGAAESVLEPGALRGTLVIAGHPLGELRPGTRLRLGDGVLVELDDGPAEGGLREEDGAPPVPARVVQGGVVRVDDPVVIEAVRVPIEDALDLHSFRADEIAEVVGEYLRQAHAAGFRTVRLIHGRGRGVQRETVRRTLARSPLVARFGDAPPELGGWGATLAELRDLPEWPEPPAP, encoded by the coding sequence ATGCCGCATACGTTGAGGCCCGCCGACGACCGAGGACGACGGGCTGCGACGGGGATCGGCCCGGGCCGCCTGGCGGCGCTGCCCGGCGGCGCGGCCGAGTCGGTGCTGGAGCCCGGAGCGCTGCGGGGCACGCTGGTCATCGCGGGGCACCCCCTCGGCGAGCTCCGTCCGGGGACTCGCCTCCGTCTCGGAGACGGGGTGCTCGTGGAGCTCGACGACGGCCCGGCTGAGGGTGGGCTCCGGGAGGAGGATGGCGCTCCCCCCGTGCCGGCCCGGGTCGTCCAGGGTGGGGTGGTGCGCGTGGACGATCCGGTCGTGATCGAGGCGGTCCGGGTTCCGATCGAGGACGCCCTCGACCTCCATTCCTTTCGCGCCGACGAAATCGCCGAGGTCGTCGGCGAGTACCTCCGACAGGCGCACGCCGCCGGCTTCCGGACCGTCCGGCTGATCCACGGCCGCGGGCGTGGCGTCCAGCGCGAGACGGTGCGGCGCACCCTGGCTCGTTCCCCCCTGGTGGCGAGGTTCGGCGACGCCCCACCCGAGCTCGGCGGCTGGGGCGCGACACTCGCCGAGCTTCGCGACCTGCCGGAGTGGCCCGAGCCTCCCGCGCCGTGA
- a CDS encoding HAD family phosphatase, with protein MSVQMTGPRAVIFDVDGVLADSEPLHLRATQEVLGPRGTSYTERDNRAFFGKTDAEMLRVLRILFDLPQPTTALVEARTAHLVALIRAEARPLPGVPAVPRALREAGLRLALASASPRQVIRAILDAVGLAETFEAVVSGEDVARGKPAPDGFLLAARRLGVEPAACLVVEDSRNGVLAAKAAGMAVAAIPCAATRHEDFSGADRVLPSLEALPTLMETLR; from the coding sequence ATGTCGGTCCAGATGACGGGTCCCCGGGCGGTCATCTTCGACGTGGACGGCGTGCTCGCCGACTCCGAACCTCTGCACCTCCGCGCCACCCAGGAAGTCCTCGGCCCGCGCGGGACCTCGTACACGGAGCGGGACAATCGCGCATTCTTCGGAAAGACCGACGCCGAGATGCTCCGGGTGCTCCGCATCCTCTTCGATCTACCTCAGCCGACGACGGCGCTGGTCGAGGCGCGGACGGCGCACCTCGTGGCGCTGATCCGCGCCGAGGCCCGCCCGCTCCCCGGAGTGCCGGCCGTGCCACGCGCGCTCCGGGAGGCCGGGCTCCGGCTCGCCCTCGCCTCGGCCTCGCCGCGCCAGGTGATCCGCGCCATCCTCGACGCGGTGGGCCTCGCAGAGACATTCGAGGCGGTCGTGTCGGGTGAGGACGTGGCGCGGGGCAAGCCGGCCCCGGACGGGTTTCTCCTGGCGGCCCGGCGGCTCGGCGTGGAGCCGGCCGCCTGTCTGGTGGTCGAGGACTCGCGGAACGGCGTCCTGGCGGCCAAGGCGGCCGGCATGGCGGTGGCGGCCATTCCGTGCGCGGCCACGCGCCACGAGGACTTCTCGGGCGCCGATCGCGTCCTGCCCAGCCTGGAGGCCTTGCCGACGCTGATGGAGACGCTGAGATGA